A section of the Streptomyces sp. V3I8 genome encodes:
- a CDS encoding ROK family transcriptional regulator, producing the protein MAVRTGGRTGSGDLLELVRSGRATTRSELQQVTGLSRATVGQRLDRLFRAGWLREGAAGPVDSPLGGRPSVRLEFDDSHAVVLAADLDTRHARTAVLSLTGEPLAEHAGQLLVEDGPDAVLGELARRFAELLVKTGHSAHEVCGIGLAVPGPVDTDTGRVVQPPIMPGWDGYDIRGRLTRAFTEHTGAGAVPVLVDNDANLMAYGEQRTAHPDCSAFVLVKVSTGIGAGVVVDGSLYRGIDGGAGDLGHIRVPAGADALCRCGSYGCLAAVAGGGAVARRLAESGVPAASGSDVRDLLRSGHPGAAAFAREAGRHVGDVLATVVTLLNPGVLMIAGDLAGTPFLTGVRELLYQRALPRSTAHLDVVTSRLGDRAALVGAGALVVEHLYAPERIEERLLARGV; encoded by the coding sequence ATGGCGGTCAGGACCGGGGGCCGGACCGGCTCCGGCGACCTGCTGGAGCTGGTGCGCAGCGGACGTGCCACCACCCGGAGCGAGTTGCAGCAGGTCACGGGCCTGTCCCGGGCCACGGTCGGCCAGCGCTTGGACCGGTTGTTCCGGGCCGGCTGGCTGCGCGAGGGCGCCGCGGGCCCGGTCGACTCGCCGCTGGGCGGACGTCCTTCGGTCCGCCTGGAGTTCGACGACTCCCACGCGGTCGTCCTCGCCGCCGACCTCGACACCCGGCACGCGCGCACGGCCGTGCTGTCGCTGACCGGCGAGCCGCTGGCCGAGCACGCGGGTCAGCTGCTCGTGGAGGACGGCCCGGACGCGGTGCTCGGCGAGCTGGCCCGCCGGTTCGCCGAACTGCTGGTCAAGACAGGGCACTCGGCGCACGAGGTGTGCGGCATCGGCCTCGCCGTGCCGGGCCCCGTCGACACCGACACCGGCCGGGTCGTCCAGCCGCCGATCATGCCGGGCTGGGACGGCTACGACATAAGGGGCCGCCTCACCCGCGCCTTCACCGAGCACACCGGCGCGGGGGCCGTCCCGGTCCTGGTCGACAACGACGCCAACCTGATGGCGTACGGGGAGCAGCGCACCGCTCACCCCGACTGCTCGGCCTTCGTCCTGGTGAAGGTGTCCACCGGCATCGGCGCGGGTGTGGTCGTCGACGGCTCGCTCTACCGGGGCATCGACGGCGGGGCCGGGGACCTCGGGCACATCCGGGTCCCGGCGGGCGCCGACGCGCTGTGCAGGTGCGGGTCGTACGGCTGCCTCGCCGCCGTCGCCGGCGGCGGCGCCGTGGCGCGCAGGCTCGCGGAGTCGGGGGTGCCGGCGGCCTCGGGCTCGGACGTACGGGACCTGCTCCGGTCGGGGCACCCCGGCGCGGCGGCGTTCGCGCGGGAGGCGGGGCGGCACGTCGGTGACGTCCTGGCGACCGTGGTGACCCTGCTCAACCCCGGCGTCCTGATGATCGCCGGGGATCTGGCCGGAACCCCGTTCCTGACCGGCGTGCGCGAACTGCTCTACCAGCGGGCCCTGCCCCGCTCCACCGCCCACCTGGACGTGGTCACCTCGCGGCTCGGCGACCGGGCGGCCCTGGTCGGGGCGGGCGCGCTGGTCGTGGAGCACCTGTACGCGCCCGAGCGGATCGAGGAGCGGCTGCTCGCCCGGGGCGTCTGA
- the ppdK gene encoding pyruvate, phosphate dikinase, with protein MSENKDPHVVASGDDDGDSGVENVKPVKFVYDFTEGNKDLKDLLGGKGANLAEMTNLGLPVPPGFTITTEACKTYLDSGEEPAALRDEVSAHLDALEAKTGKKLGQADDPLLVSVRSGAKFSMPGMMDTVLNIGLSDRSVQGLAQQAGDDRFAWDSYRRLIQMFGKTVLGVDGDLFEDALEAAKHAKKVAVDTDLEAADLKKLVTKFKKIVKTEAGRDFPQDPREQMDLAIHAVFDSWNTERAKLYRRQERIPHDLGTAVNVCSMVFGNLGPDSGTGVAFTRDPASGHQGVYGDYLQNAQGEDVVAGIRNTVALADLEQIDKTSYDQLMQIMKTLENHYRDLCDIEFTIERGQLWMLQTRVGKRTAGAAFRIATQLVDQGLIDEAEALQRVNGAQLAQLMFPRFDDSAAGGEKAAKIGRGIAASPGAAVGKAVFDSYTAVKWSRSGEQVILVRRETNPDDLDGMIAAEGILTSRGGKTSHAAVVARGMGKTCVCGAEELEVDTKRRRMTVPGGHVVEEGDVISIDGSSGKVYLGEVPVVPSPVVEYFEGRMHAGADDADELVEAVHRIMAFADRKRRLRVRANADNAEDALRARRFGAQGIGLCRTEHMFLGDRRELVERLILADTDAEREESLKELLPLQKQDFVQLFEAMDGLPVTVRLLDPPLHEFLPDITELSVRVALAEARQDPHENELRLLQAVHRLHEQNPMLGLRGVRLGLVIPGLFTMQVRAIAEAAAERRNAKGDPRAEIMIPLVGTVQELEIVRDEAEQVIAEVREHTGVDLKLALGTMIELPRAALTAGQIAEAAEFFSFGTNDLTQTVWGFSRDDVEASFFTAYLEKGIFGVSPFETIDRDGVGKLVRDAVTAGRKTRPDLKLGVCGEHGGDPESVHFFHEVGLDYVSCSPFRIPVARLEAGRAASSSTGSDHR; from the coding sequence GTGTCGGAAAACAAAGATCCCCACGTAGTTGCGAGCGGCGACGACGACGGCGACAGCGGCGTCGAGAACGTGAAGCCCGTGAAGTTCGTCTACGACTTCACGGAGGGCAACAAGGACCTGAAGGACCTCCTCGGCGGCAAGGGTGCCAACCTCGCCGAGATGACCAACCTGGGCCTTCCCGTCCCGCCGGGCTTCACCATCACCACCGAGGCCTGCAAGACCTACCTCGACAGCGGCGAGGAGCCCGCGGCACTGCGTGACGAGGTGAGTGCGCACCTCGACGCCCTCGAGGCGAAGACGGGCAAGAAGCTCGGCCAGGCCGACGACCCCCTCCTCGTCTCGGTCCGCTCCGGTGCCAAGTTCTCCATGCCCGGCATGATGGACACCGTCCTGAACATCGGCCTCTCCGACCGGTCCGTGCAGGGCCTGGCCCAGCAGGCCGGGGACGACCGCTTCGCGTGGGACTCGTACCGCAGGCTGATCCAGATGTTCGGCAAGACGGTCCTCGGCGTCGACGGCGACCTCTTCGAGGACGCGCTGGAGGCGGCCAAGCACGCCAAGAAGGTCGCGGTCGACACCGACCTCGAGGCGGCCGACCTGAAGAAGCTCGTCACCAAGTTCAAGAAGATCGTCAAGACCGAGGCGGGCCGGGACTTCCCGCAGGACCCGCGCGAGCAGATGGACCTCGCCATCCACGCGGTCTTCGACTCCTGGAACACCGAGCGCGCCAAGCTCTACCGCCGCCAGGAACGCATCCCGCACGACCTGGGCACGGCCGTCAACGTCTGCTCCATGGTCTTCGGCAACCTGGGCCCCGACTCGGGCACGGGCGTCGCCTTCACCCGCGACCCGGCCTCGGGACACCAGGGCGTGTACGGCGACTACCTGCAGAACGCGCAGGGCGAGGACGTCGTCGCGGGCATCCGCAACACCGTCGCGCTCGCCGACCTGGAACAGATCGACAAGACGTCGTACGACCAGCTGATGCAGATCATGAAGACGCTGGAGAACCACTACCGGGACCTGTGCGACATCGAGTTCACCATCGAGCGCGGGCAGTTGTGGATGCTCCAGACCCGCGTCGGCAAGCGGACGGCCGGCGCCGCCTTCCGCATCGCCACCCAGCTCGTCGACCAGGGCCTCATCGACGAGGCCGAGGCGCTGCAGCGCGTCAACGGCGCCCAGCTGGCCCAGCTGATGTTCCCGCGGTTCGACGATTCGGCAGCCGGCGGCGAGAAGGCGGCGAAGATCGGCCGGGGCATCGCCGCCTCGCCGGGCGCCGCGGTCGGCAAGGCGGTCTTCGACTCGTACACGGCCGTGAAGTGGTCCCGTTCGGGCGAGCAGGTCATCCTGGTCCGCCGGGAGACCAACCCCGACGACCTCGACGGCATGATCGCGGCCGAGGGCATCCTCACCTCGCGCGGCGGCAAGACCTCCCACGCGGCCGTCGTCGCGCGCGGCATGGGCAAGACCTGTGTGTGCGGCGCCGAGGAGCTGGAGGTCGACACCAAGCGGCGCCGGATGACCGTCCCCGGCGGGCACGTCGTCGAGGAGGGCGACGTCATCTCCATCGACGGCTCGTCCGGCAAGGTCTACCTGGGCGAGGTCCCGGTCGTCCCGTCGCCCGTCGTGGAGTACTTCGAGGGCCGCATGCACGCCGGCGCCGACGACGCCGACGAACTGGTCGAGGCGGTCCACCGGATCATGGCCTTCGCCGACCGCAAGCGCCGTCTGCGCGTACGCGCCAACGCGGACAACGCCGAGGACGCGCTGCGCGCCCGCCGCTTCGGCGCCCAGGGCATCGGCCTGTGCCGCACCGAGCACATGTTCCTCGGCGACCGGCGCGAACTGGTCGAGCGGCTGATCCTCGCCGACACGGACGCCGAGCGCGAGGAGTCGCTGAAGGAGCTGCTGCCGCTGCAGAAGCAGGACTTCGTGCAGCTCTTCGAGGCGATGGACGGCCTGCCGGTCACCGTCCGCCTCCTCGACCCGCCGCTGCACGAGTTCCTGCCCGACATCACCGAACTGTCGGTGCGCGTGGCCCTCGCGGAGGCCCGCCAAGACCCGCACGAGAACGAGCTGCGGCTGCTCCAGGCCGTCCACCGGCTGCACGAGCAGAACCCGATGCTCGGCCTGCGCGGCGTACGCCTCGGGCTCGTCATCCCGGGCCTGTTCACCATGCAGGTACGGGCGATCGCCGAGGCCGCGGCCGAGCGCAGGAACGCCAAGGGCGACCCGCGCGCCGAGATCATGATTCCGCTCGTCGGCACGGTCCAGGAGCTGGAGATCGTGCGGGACGAGGCCGAGCAGGTCATCGCCGAGGTGCGGGAGCACACCGGCGTGGACCTGAAACTGGCGCTCGGCACGATGATCGAGCTGCCGCGGGCCGCGCTGACCGCCGGTCAGATCGCGGAGGCGGCCGAGTTCTTCTCCTTCGGCACCAACGACCTGACCCAGACGGTGTGGGGCTTCAGCCGCGACGACGTGGAGGCCAGCTTCTTCACGGCCTACCTGGAGAAGGGCATCTTCGGGGTCTCCCCGTTCGAGACGATCGACCGGGACGGCGTCGGCAAGCTCGTACGCGACGCCGTGACGGCCGGCCGGAAGACCCGGCCCGACCTGAAGCTCGGTGTCTGCGGTGAGCACGGCGGCGACCCGGAGTCGGTCCACTTCTTCCACGAGGTGGGACTCGACTACGTCTCCTGCTCACCGTTCCGCATCCCGGTGGCACGGCTGGAGGCGGGCCGGGCGGCCTCGTCCTCGACCGGCAGCGACCACCGGTAG
- the nirD gene encoding nitrite reductase small subunit NirD — protein sequence MTLAPETTTTLTVRLRPAGPDGTAADADADWFAVCDLSVLIPGRGVAALLPDGRQVALFMDRTGRMYGIDNRDPFSGAAVLSRGLTGSHQGRPFVASPLLKQRFDLESGRCLDDESVAVTTYEVRAG from the coding sequence ATGACGCTCGCACCCGAGACGACCACGACGCTCACGGTCCGGCTCCGGCCGGCCGGACCGGACGGCACGGCCGCCGACGCCGACGCCGACTGGTTCGCCGTGTGCGACCTGTCCGTGCTGATCCCCGGCCGCGGGGTGGCCGCCCTGCTCCCGGACGGCCGTCAGGTGGCGCTCTTCATGGACCGTACGGGCCGGATGTACGGGATCGACAACCGCGATCCGTTCTCCGGCGCGGCCGTCCTCTCCCGCGGCCTCACCGGCTCCCACCAGGGCCGTCCCTTCGTGGCTTCCCCGCTCCTGAAGCAGCGCTTCGACCTGGAGTCGGGCCGCTGCCTGGACGACGAGTCGGTGGCGGTGACCACGTACGAGGTGCGGGCGGGGTAG
- the nirB gene encoding nitrite reductase large subunit NirB produces the protein MSTTAPVGTGPRPTIVLVGHGMVGQRFLEALVERGLTATHRVVVLCEEPRPAYDRVQLTSYFSGRTPEELSMTDRGFIEDHGIELHLGDPAETVDRAARKVTARSGLVVGYDTLVLATGSFPFVPPVPGKDAEGCFVYRTIEDLLAIEEYAKARATTGAVVGGGLLGLEAAGALKGLGLATHIVEFAPRLMPVQVDEGGGAALLRTIEDMGLTVHTGTGTQEVVTGDDGAVTGMKLSDGSTVATDLVVFSAGVRPRDQLARDSGLTVGERGGISVDEQCRTVCDPHVFAIGECALASDGRVYGLVAPGYEMAQTAAATIAADAAPSTGAAVAASFTGADLSTKLKLLGVDVASFGDAHGAAADCLDVVYSDSRSGTYKKLVIGRGGELLGGILVGDAEAYGTLRAFTGSVPPIAPEQLVLPAGAGAPVQLGPSALPDEAIICSCHNVTKGTIRGAVTEHSCTTVPEVKKCTKAGTGCGSCVKVLGQLVTSELEASGVEVDKGLCGCFSQTREELYEIVLALRISSYQQLLDRYGREGARGGDGCEVCKPTVGSVIASLAPTIGAEGYVLGGEQAALQDTNDHFLANLQKNGSYSIVPRIPGGEITPEKLIVIGEVARDFGLYTKITGGQRIDMFGARVEQLPVIWTRLVDAGFESGHAYGKSLRTVKSCVGQTWCRYGVQDSVRMAIDLELRYRGLRSPHKLKSAVSGCARECAEAQSKDFGIIATAGGWNLYVGGNGGATPRHADLLAQDLSDAGLIRLIDRFLMFYIRTADRLERTSTWLERIDGGLDHVRDVVVDDSLGICEELESLMAAHVANYRDEWAETINDPEKLSRFVSFVNAPDTPDPVVGFVPERDQIKPDLPLLTIGTRPLEGSAQR, from the coding sequence ATGTCCACGACCGCACCTGTGGGGACCGGGCCCCGGCCCACGATCGTGCTCGTCGGCCACGGCATGGTCGGCCAGCGCTTCCTGGAAGCACTCGTCGAGCGCGGCCTGACCGCCACGCACCGCGTGGTCGTGCTGTGCGAGGAGCCGCGTCCCGCGTACGACCGCGTACAGCTGACCTCGTACTTCTCGGGCCGCACGCCCGAGGAACTGTCCATGACGGACAGGGGGTTCATCGAGGACCACGGGATCGAGCTGCACCTCGGGGACCCGGCGGAGACCGTCGACCGGGCCGCCCGCAAGGTCACCGCCCGCTCGGGTCTGGTCGTCGGCTACGACACGCTGGTCCTCGCCACCGGCTCGTTCCCCTTCGTGCCGCCCGTGCCGGGCAAGGACGCCGAGGGCTGCTTCGTCTACCGCACCATCGAGGACCTGCTCGCCATCGAGGAGTACGCGAAGGCGCGGGCGACGACCGGCGCCGTGGTGGGCGGCGGACTGCTCGGCCTGGAGGCCGCCGGTGCGCTGAAGGGGCTCGGACTCGCCACCCACATCGTGGAGTTCGCGCCGCGGCTGATGCCCGTCCAGGTCGACGAGGGCGGCGGCGCCGCACTGCTGCGCACCATCGAGGACATGGGCCTGACGGTCCACACCGGCACGGGCACGCAGGAGGTCGTCACCGGTGACGACGGCGCCGTGACCGGCATGAAGCTCTCCGACGGCTCCACGGTCGCCACCGACCTGGTGGTGTTCTCGGCCGGCGTACGCCCCCGTGACCAGCTCGCCCGCGACAGCGGGCTCACCGTGGGCGAGCGCGGCGGCATCAGCGTCGACGAGCAGTGCCGTACGGTCTGCGATCCGCACGTCTTCGCGATCGGCGAGTGCGCGCTGGCCTCGGACGGCCGGGTCTACGGCCTGGTGGCCCCCGGCTACGAGATGGCGCAGACGGCGGCCGCCACGATCGCCGCCGACGCGGCCCCCTCCACCGGCGCCGCCGTCGCCGCCTCCTTCACCGGCGCCGACCTCTCGACCAAGCTGAAGCTGCTCGGCGTCGACGTCGCCTCCTTCGGCGACGCGCACGGCGCCGCCGCCGACTGCCTCGACGTCGTCTACTCGGACTCCCGCTCGGGCACGTACAAGAAGCTGGTCATCGGACGGGGCGGGGAGCTGCTCGGCGGCATCCTGGTCGGCGACGCGGAGGCGTACGGCACCCTGCGCGCCTTCACCGGCTCGGTGCCGCCGATCGCCCCGGAGCAGCTGGTCCTCCCCGCCGGGGCCGGCGCGCCCGTCCAGCTCGGCCCGTCCGCCCTGCCGGACGAGGCGATCATCTGCTCCTGCCACAACGTCACCAAGGGCACGATCCGCGGCGCCGTCACCGAGCACTCCTGCACGACGGTCCCCGAGGTCAAGAAGTGCACCAAGGCCGGTACCGGGTGCGGCAGTTGCGTCAAGGTGCTGGGCCAGCTCGTCACCTCCGAGCTGGAGGCGAGCGGCGTCGAGGTCGACAAGGGCCTGTGCGGCTGCTTCTCGCAGACCCGCGAGGAGCTGTACGAGATCGTCCTCGCCCTGCGCATCTCCTCCTACCAGCAGCTGCTCGACCGCTACGGCCGCGAGGGCGCGCGGGGCGGCGACGGCTGCGAGGTCTGCAAGCCCACGGTCGGCTCGGTCATCGCCTCGCTCGCGCCCACGATCGGCGCCGAGGGCTACGTCCTGGGCGGTGAGCAGGCCGCCCTCCAGGACACCAACGACCACTTCCTCGCGAACCTGCAGAAGAACGGCTCGTACTCGATCGTGCCGCGCATCCCCGGCGGCGAGATCACCCCCGAGAAGCTCATCGTGATCGGCGAGGTGGCCCGCGACTTCGGCCTCTACACGAAGATCACCGGCGGCCAGCGGATCGACATGTTCGGGGCGCGCGTCGAGCAACTGCCCGTCATCTGGACCCGGTTGGTGGACGCCGGCTTCGAGTCCGGGCACGCGTACGGAAAGTCGCTGCGGACGGTCAAGTCGTGCGTCGGGCAGACCTGGTGCCGCTACGGCGTCCAGGACTCGGTGCGCATGGCCATCGACCTGGAGCTGCGCTACCGGGGCCTGCGCTCCCCGCACAAGCTCAAGTCGGCGGTCTCCGGGTGCGCCCGCGAGTGCGCGGAGGCCCAGTCGAAGGACTTCGGCATCATCGCCACCGCCGGCGGCTGGAACCTGTACGTCGGCGGCAACGGCGGCGCCACCCCGCGCCACGCGGACCTGCTCGCCCAGGACCTCTCCGACGCCGGACTGATCCGCCTCATCGACCGGTTCCTGATGTTCTACATCCGCACGGCCGACCGCCTGGAGCGCACCTCGACCTGGCTGGAGCGGATCGACGGCGGCCTGGACCACGTCCGCGACGTCGTCGTGGACGACTCGCTGGGCATCTGCGAGGAACTGGAGTCGCTGATGGCGGCCCACGTCGCGAACTACCGCGACGAGTGGGCCGAGACCATCAACGACCCGGAGAAGCTGTCCCGCTTCGTCTCCTTCGTCAACGCGCCGGACACCCCCGACCCGGTGGTGGGGTTCGTCCCCGAGCGCGACCAGATCAAGCCCGATCTGCCGCTGCTGACCATCGGCACCCGCCCCCTGGAAGGAAGCGCCCAGCGATGA
- a CDS encoding NAD(P)/FAD-dependent oxidoreductase, translated as MTSNTRVVVIGAGLAGVRLARRLGELGVSAVLVGEEEHTPYNRVLLAEVLAGRYAPEVIALPAPERLTRGRVVRIDRAERRVHLADGAVIAYDTLVLATGSNPVLPPLRGLFGPGRPELPEGVHAFRTMDDCLGLSGAVRRDTRAVVIGGGLLGVSAARALAERGAQVVLAQQGERLMERQLDPAASRLVLRHLTELGVEVHTETRVRGVRCVEGAVRSVEMADGYALDADLVVLACGVHPRVGLARDAGLAVHKGVIVDDELRTSDPQVRAIGDCAQHDGQVYGLAAPALEQAGVLAELLAGARTGSPAGSPAGSSAGSSAESSAGAASADVAAVGYRGTRALTRLTLSPGSPLGSVDRPGSGDRPGTGGPLDLAVFGEQTPLPGDDVVQLTDATRGTYRKVVVRDDRLVGGVLVGELGTVGALARAWEGAEPLPADGAPLLHLLTNDGGS; from the coding sequence ATGACCTCGAATACGCGTGTGGTGGTGATCGGCGCCGGCCTCGCGGGCGTACGTCTCGCCCGCAGGCTCGGAGAGCTCGGTGTGTCCGCCGTCCTCGTCGGTGAGGAGGAGCACACCCCGTACAACCGGGTCCTGCTCGCGGAGGTCCTGGCCGGGCGGTACGCCCCCGAGGTCATCGCCCTCCCGGCGCCCGAGCGGCTGACCCGCGGCCGGGTGGTGCGCATCGACCGCGCGGAGCGGCGGGTGCACCTCGCCGACGGTGCGGTGATCGCATACGACACGCTGGTCCTGGCCACCGGCTCGAACCCGGTGCTCCCGCCCCTGCGCGGGCTGTTCGGCCCCGGCCGGCCCGAACTGCCGGAGGGCGTCCACGCGTTCCGCACCATGGACGACTGCCTGGGCCTGTCCGGCGCCGTCCGGCGGGACACCCGGGCCGTCGTCATCGGCGGCGGACTGCTCGGCGTCTCGGCCGCCCGCGCGCTCGCCGAACGCGGCGCGCAGGTGGTGCTGGCCCAGCAGGGCGAGCGCCTCATGGAACGCCAGCTCGACCCGGCCGCGTCCCGGCTGGTGCTGCGCCACCTCACGGAGCTCGGCGTCGAGGTGCACACCGAGACCCGGGTGCGCGGTGTGCGCTGCGTCGAGGGCGCGGTCCGCTCGGTCGAGATGGCCGACGGGTACGCCCTCGACGCCGACCTGGTGGTGCTGGCCTGCGGAGTGCATCCGCGGGTGGGCCTCGCCCGGGACGCGGGGCTCGCCGTGCACAAGGGCGTCATCGTCGACGACGAACTGCGCACCTCCGACCCGCAGGTGCGGGCCATCGGCGACTGCGCGCAGCACGACGGCCAGGTGTACGGACTGGCCGCCCCCGCGCTCGAACAGGCGGGTGTCCTGGCCGAGTTGCTGGCCGGGGCGCGGACCGGGTCACCGGCCGGATCACCGGCGGGGTCGTCTGCCGGGTCCTCCGCGGAGTCGTCCGCGGGGGCCGCGTCCGCGGACGTCGCCGCTGTCGGCTACCGCGGCACCCGCGCCCTCACCCGGCTGACCCTCTCCCCCGGCAGTCCCCTCGGCTCCGTCGACCGCCCCGGCTCCGGTGACCGCCCCGGCACCGGCGGTCCTCTCGACCTCGCCGTCTTCGGGGAGCAGACCCCGCTCCCCGGTGACGACGTCGTCCAGCTCACCGACGCGACCCGCGGCACCTACCGCAAGGTCGTCGTCCGCGACGACCGCCTGGTGGGCGGGGTGCTCGTCGGCGAACTCGGCACCGTCGGCGCGCTCGCCCGCGCCTGGGAGGGAGCGGAGCCGCTCCCCGCGGACGGCGCCCCGCTGCTCCACCTGCTCACCAACGATGGAGGCTCCTGA
- a CDS encoding TSUP family transporter, with amino-acid sequence MPDISLTTVVVLCLAALAAGWIDAVVGGGGLLLLPALLLGLPNTGSVAQYALGTNKAVAIVGTTGAAVTYARKAPVDVGTAVRIGLAALVGSTAGAFVATGMSTEILKPVVMVVLLGVGAFVIMKPAFGTAPSAEPVPPRRVLAAIGLAGLGIGFYDGLVGPGTGTFLVLALTALLHLDLVRASATAKIVNCCTNAGALATFAWKGTVFWQLAALMAVFNLAGGMVGAHTALKKGSGFVRVVLLTVVFALVAKLAYDFWL; translated from the coding sequence ATGCCCGACATCTCACTGACCACGGTCGTCGTCCTGTGCCTCGCCGCACTCGCGGCCGGCTGGATCGACGCGGTCGTGGGCGGCGGCGGGCTGCTCCTCCTCCCCGCGCTGCTGCTCGGACTGCCCAACACGGGCTCGGTGGCCCAGTACGCGCTCGGCACCAACAAGGCCGTGGCGATCGTCGGGACGACGGGCGCGGCGGTGACCTACGCGCGCAAGGCGCCCGTGGACGTCGGCACGGCGGTCCGGATCGGGCTCGCGGCGCTCGTCGGCTCCACCGCGGGGGCGTTCGTCGCCACCGGGATGAGCACCGAGATCCTGAAACCGGTCGTGATGGTCGTCCTGCTCGGCGTCGGCGCCTTCGTGATCATGAAGCCCGCCTTCGGCACGGCACCCTCCGCCGAGCCCGTCCCCCCGCGCCGCGTGCTGGCCGCGATCGGGCTCGCGGGCCTGGGCATCGGCTTCTACGACGGGCTCGTCGGCCCCGGCACGGGTACGTTCCTCGTGCTCGCGCTGACCGCGCTGCTGCACCTCGACCTCGTACGGGCCTCCGCCACCGCGAAGATCGTCAACTGCTGCACCAACGCCGGCGCCCTCGCCACGTTCGCCTGGAAGGGCACGGTCTTCTGGCAGCTCGCCGCGCTGATGGCCGTCTTCAACCTGGCCGGCGGGATGGTCGGGGCGCACACCGCGCTCAAGAAGGGCAGCGGATTCGTCCGGGTCGTGCTGCTGACGGTGGTGTTCGCGCTGGTGGCGAAGCTGGCGTACGACTTCTGGCTGTAG
- a CDS encoding class F sortase produces MRRFSNVSIAAVTLVALLCGTWLLHRGAGAHAPPQPTPAQARAGGHVDRPAAAALPRSAPARVRIPSIRVDAPLMGLGLTPQGSLDVPPAARKNLAGWYEAGTAPGERGTAIVAGHVDNAEGPAVFFHLGALKRGGTIEVGRRDGSVALFSVDAVEVYDARDFPDEKVYGAAGRPELRVITCGGGWSAGTGYQGNVVVFAHLTGSRPAAARG; encoded by the coding sequence GTGCGCCGGTTCAGCAATGTCTCCATAGCCGCCGTCACCCTCGTCGCCCTGCTGTGCGGGACCTGGCTGCTGCACCGGGGCGCCGGGGCGCACGCGCCGCCCCAGCCGACGCCCGCCCAGGCCCGCGCGGGCGGCCATGTGGACCGGCCCGCCGCCGCCGCGCTGCCGCGCTCGGCGCCCGCCCGCGTCCGGATCCCCTCGATCCGGGTGGACGCCCCCCTCATGGGTCTCGGCCTCACCCCGCAGGGCAGCCTCGACGTGCCGCCCGCCGCCAGGAAGAACCTCGCCGGCTGGTACGAGGCCGGCACCGCGCCCGGCGAGAGGGGCACCGCGATCGTCGCCGGCCACGTCGACAACGCCGAGGGCCCCGCCGTCTTCTTCCACCTCGGAGCCCTGAAGAGGGGCGGCACGATCGAGGTCGGGCGCCGGGACGGCAGCGTCGCGCTCTTCTCGGTCGACGCGGTCGAGGTGTACGACGCCCGCGACTTCCCGGACGAGAAGGTGTACGGGGCCGCGGGGCGCCCGGAGCTGCGTGTGATCACCTGCGGGGGCGGCTGGTCGGCGGGCACCGGCTACCAGGGCAACGTGGTCGTCTTCGCCCACCTCACGGGCAGCCGCCCGGCGGCGGCCCGGGGCTGA
- a CDS encoding NADPH-dependent FMN reductase, which translates to MNPTTDVPAPSAEPLKVAVILGSNREGRFGPVVADWLLGRFRGRDDLVAEVVDTADARLPTALSSSPSPEVAAELAKVTPRLAGADAFVVLTPEYNHSFPASLKALIDWHHEEWHAKPVGFVSYGGVSGGLRAVEQLRQVFAELHAVTVRDTVSFHHAGASFDDAGRHRDPAAPDAAAKAMLDQLAWWASALRAAKAVRPYGS; encoded by the coding sequence ATGAACCCCACCACGGACGTTCCCGCCCCCTCCGCCGAACCCCTGAAGGTCGCCGTCATCCTCGGCAGCAACCGGGAGGGCCGCTTCGGTCCCGTCGTCGCCGACTGGCTGCTCGGCCGGTTCCGCGGCCGTGACGACCTCGTGGCCGAGGTGGTCGACACGGCCGACGCGCGGCTGCCGACGGCCCTGTCCTCCTCCCCGTCCCCGGAGGTGGCCGCCGAACTGGCGAAGGTCACCCCCAGGCTCGCCGGGGCGGACGCCTTCGTCGTCCTGACCCCCGAGTACAACCACTCGTTCCCCGCCTCGCTCAAGGCCCTCATCGACTGGCACCACGAGGAGTGGCACGCCAAGCCCGTCGGTTTCGTCTCGTACGGCGGGGTCTCGGGCGGCCTGCGTGCCGTCGAGCAGCTCCGCCAGGTCTTTGCCGAGCTGCACGCCGTCACCGTCCGCGACACGGTGTCCTTCCACCACGCGGGCGCGTCCTTCGACGACGCGGGCCGGCACCGGGACCCGGCGGCCCCGGACGCGGCGGCGAAGGCGATGCTGGACCAGCTGGCGTGGTGGGCGTCGGCGCTGCGGGCCGCCAAGGCGGTGCGCCCGTACGGGAGCTGA